In one Nicotiana sylvestris chromosome 8, ASM39365v2, whole genome shotgun sequence genomic region, the following are encoded:
- the LOC104250020 gene encoding probable xyloglucan endotransglucosylase/hydrolase protein 30 produces MDYRVLSSLSKSLTPFSLLLLLYIFPAAAATTRAFNLSTITYEEGYSPLFSDFNIERSPDDTSFRLLLNRFSGSGVISTEYYNYGFFSASIKLPAIYTAGIVVAFYTSNVDTFEKNHDELDIEFLGNVNGQPWRFQTNLYGNGSVSRGREERYRMWFDPSKDFHHYSILWTPKNIIFYIDETPIREVNRNPAMGGDFPSKPMSLYATIWDASSWATNGGKAKVDYKHEPFAAEFKDLVLEGCIVDPIEQISSTNCTDRIAKLLAQNYSIMTPERRKSMKWFRERYMYYSYCYDNIRYPVPPPECVIVQSERDLFKDSGRLRQKMKFGGSHSHRKHRPGRSSRRRNRAAAGASSKSGQAAAM; encoded by the exons ATGGATTATCGAGTTCTTTCATCTCTATCAAAATCTTTGACACCCTTCTCTCTCCTTTTATTGTTATATATTTTCCCGGCGGCGGCGGCGACCACAAGGGCTTTTAACCTCTCCACCATCACATACGAAGAAGGATATTCCCCTCTTTTTAGTGATTTCAACATCGAACGATCTCCTGATGATACAAGCTTTCGTCTCCTCCTTAATCGTTTCTCTG GGTCTGGTGTAATTTCAACAGAATATTACAATTATGGATTTTTTAGCGCTAGTATTAAGTTGCCGGCCATATATACTGCCGGCATCGTTGTCGCATTTTAT ACGTCAAATGTGGACACATTTGAGAAGAATCATGACGAGTTAGACATCGAGTTTCTGGGGAATGTGAATGGGCAGCCATGGAGATTTCAGACCAACTTATATGGAAATGGGAGCGTAAGCCGTGGGAGAGAAGAGAGGTATAGAATGTGGTTTGATCCTAGCAAAGACTTCCATCACTACAGCATTCTTTGGACCCCCAAAAATATTAT ATTCTACATTGATGAGACACCAATTAGAGAAGTAAATCGTAATCCAGCAATGGGAGGGGACTTTCCATCAAAGCCAATGTCTTTATATGCCACAATTTGGGATGCATCTTCTTGGGCTACAAATGGCGGCAAGGCTAAAGTTGACTACAAACATGAACCTTTTGCAGCCGAGTTCAAAGACTTAGTTCTTGAAGGCTGTATAGTAGATCCCATTGAGCAAATTTCATCTACAAATTGCACTGATAGAATTGCCAAATTACTTGCTCAAAACTACTCTATCATGACACCCGAAAGGCGAAAATCAATGAAATGGTTTAGAGAAAGATACATGTATTATTCTTATTGTTATGATAATATTAGGTACCCTGTGCCACCACCAGAATGTGTGATTGTTCAGTCAGAAAGAGACTTATTTAAGGACAGTGGAAGGCTTAGGCAGAAGATGAAGTTTGGTGGCAGCCACAGCCACCGGAAACACCGCCCTGGACGGAGCTCTAGGCGGCGGAATAGGGCTGCTGCTGGTGCTTCATCAAAGTCTGGCCAAGCTGCTGCAATGTAA